In Mycobacterium stomatepiae, the following are encoded in one genomic region:
- a CDS encoding DUF1641 domain-containing protein — protein MPANAQVVTLSPADQLRDRLDDPAVAASLNNLLDHADLLAILLTGLDGFVRRGDAISETLASAVGELRAGARDFSGANLPSFDGVASELRSVDLQALAASLSELASSLVTATPALNKILQSPLVDPRAVDVLGELGQALVEGKTAAAADPGGPKGLFGLWRVSKDKDVNRGLGFLVQVARAFGKRLPQ, from the coding sequence ATGCCGGCAAACGCTCAAGTTGTCACGCTGTCCCCAGCGGACCAACTGCGCGACCGACTCGACGACCCTGCGGTTGCCGCGTCGCTGAACAACTTGCTCGACCATGCCGACCTGCTGGCGATCCTGCTGACCGGCCTCGACGGCTTCGTCCGCCGCGGTGACGCGATCAGCGAGACGTTGGCATCGGCGGTCGGCGAGTTGCGCGCGGGAGCGCGCGACTTCTCGGGCGCCAACTTGCCCAGTTTCGACGGCGTGGCATCCGAGCTGCGATCGGTCGACCTGCAGGCGCTCGCGGCCAGCTTGTCCGAACTGGCGTCGTCGCTGGTCACCGCGACACCGGCGTTGAACAAGATCCTGCAGTCGCCGCTGGTCGATCCGCGGGCCGTCGACGTGCTGGGGGAGTTGGGTCAAGCCCTCGTCGAGGGCAAGACCGCCGCCGCCGCGGACCCGGGAGGCCCCAAGGGGTTGTTCGGACTGTGGCGGGTCAGCAAGGACAAAGACGTCAACCGCGGTCTGGGCTTCCTGGTACAGGTGGCCCGGGCGTTCGGCAAGCGCCTCCCGCAGTAA
- a CDS encoding NADH-quinone oxidoreductase subunit B family protein, protein MASVLWFQGGACSGNTMSFLNAEEPNVVDLIVDFGLDLLWHPSLGLELGKNAQKVFWDCANGDRPLDIFVFEGTVIEAPNGTGRMDMFADRAMKDWVTDLASAAQIVVAIGDCACFGGIPAMEPNPSASTGLQFHKRDRGGFLGPDFRSKMGLPVINIPGCPAHPDWITQILVALATGRAGDITLDELHRPETFFKTFTQTGCTRVQFFEYKQSTMSFGEGTRTGCLFYEFGCRGPMTHSPCNRILWNRQSSKTRAGMPCLGCTEPEFPHFDLAPGTVFKTQKVSGMIPREVPEGSDHLTYMAHAAAARIAAPQWSKENMFVV, encoded by the coding sequence ATGGCATCCGTTTTATGGTTTCAAGGCGGGGCATGTAGCGGAAATACCATGTCATTTCTCAATGCCGAGGAACCGAATGTCGTCGATTTGATTGTCGATTTCGGTCTCGACTTATTGTGGCATCCGTCATTGGGGCTCGAACTCGGCAAAAATGCACAAAAGGTCTTTTGGGATTGCGCCAACGGCGACCGGCCGCTGGACATCTTCGTGTTCGAGGGCACGGTGATCGAGGCGCCCAACGGCACCGGCCGGATGGACATGTTCGCCGACCGTGCGATGAAGGACTGGGTCACCGACCTGGCGTCCGCCGCGCAGATCGTGGTGGCCATCGGTGACTGCGCGTGCTTCGGCGGCATCCCGGCGATGGAGCCCAACCCGTCCGCGTCGACCGGCCTGCAATTCCACAAGCGCGACAGGGGCGGGTTCCTCGGGCCCGACTTTCGGTCCAAGATGGGCCTGCCCGTAATCAACATTCCCGGTTGCCCGGCGCACCCGGACTGGATCACTCAGATCCTCGTCGCGTTGGCGACCGGCCGCGCCGGTGACATCACCCTCGACGAACTGCACCGACCCGAGACGTTCTTCAAGACTTTCACCCAAACCGGTTGCACCCGAGTGCAATTCTTCGAGTACAAGCAGTCGACGATGTCCTTCGGCGAGGGCACCCGGACAGGCTGCCTGTTCTACGAATTCGGCTGCCGCGGCCCGATGACGCACTCCCCGTGCAACCGGATCCTGTGGAACCGCCAGTCGTCGAAGACCCGCGCCGGCATGCCGTGTCTGGGCTGCACCGAACCGGAATTCCCGCACTTCGATCTGGCGCCGGGAACCGTGTTCAAGACGCAGAAGGTGTCCGGGATGATCCCGCGGGAAGTCCCGGAGGGCTCGGATCACCTGACCTACATGGCACACGCCGCGGCCGCCCGGATCGCCGCGCCGCAATGGTCCAAAGAAAACATGTTCGTCGTCTGA
- a CDS encoding nickel-dependent hydrogenase large subunit: MTALDLYVSPLGRVEGDLDVRVTVEDGVVTSAWTEAAMFRGFEIILRGKDPQAGLIVCPRICGICGGSHLYKSAYALDTAWRTHMPHNATLVRNICQACETLQSIPRYFYALFAIDLTNKNYAKSKLYDEAVRRFAPYVGTSYQPGVVLSAKPVEVYAIFGGQWPHSSFMVPGGVMCAPTLSDVTRSIAILEHWKDNWLEKHWLGCTIDRWLENKTWEDVLAWVDENESQYNSDCGFFIRYCLDVGLDKYGAGVGNYISTGTYFDPSLYENPTIAGRNAALIGRSGVYAKGQWYEFDQANVREDVTHSFYEGSRPLHPFEGETIPIDPEQGRKDGKYSWAKSPRYAVGNLGNIPLEAGPLARRMAAGGPNAAAHQDNDPLFVDIMNKIGPSVMVRQLARMHEGPKYYKWVREWLDQLDLKESFYSKPIEHAEGMGFGSTEAARGALSDWIVIEDNKIKNYQVVTPTAWNIGPRDSGQVLGPIESALVGSPIVDAEDPVELGHVARSFDSCLVCTVHAYDGKTGKELSQFVINGMV, from the coding sequence ATGACTGCGCTCGACCTCTATGTCAGCCCATTGGGCCGCGTCGAGGGAGACCTCGACGTTCGCGTCACCGTTGAGGACGGCGTCGTCACGTCGGCCTGGACCGAGGCCGCGATGTTCCGGGGCTTCGAAATCATTCTGCGGGGCAAGGACCCCCAGGCCGGCCTCATCGTGTGCCCGCGCATCTGCGGCATCTGCGGTGGCAGCCACCTCTATAAGTCGGCGTACGCGTTGGACACCGCGTGGCGGACGCACATGCCGCACAACGCCACCCTGGTCCGCAACATCTGCCAGGCCTGCGAGACGCTGCAGTCGATCCCGCGCTACTTCTACGCGCTGTTCGCGATCGACCTGACCAACAAGAACTACGCGAAGTCCAAGCTCTACGACGAGGCCGTCCGCCGGTTCGCGCCCTACGTCGGCACCAGCTACCAACCGGGCGTGGTGCTTTCGGCGAAGCCGGTAGAGGTCTACGCGATCTTCGGCGGGCAGTGGCCGCACTCCAGCTTCATGGTGCCCGGCGGGGTGATGTGCGCGCCCACGCTGTCCGACGTCACCCGCTCGATCGCGATCCTCGAGCACTGGAAGGACAACTGGCTGGAGAAGCACTGGCTCGGCTGCACCATCGACCGCTGGCTGGAGAACAAGACCTGGGAAGACGTGCTGGCCTGGGTCGACGAGAACGAATCCCAATACAACAGCGATTGCGGCTTTTTCATCCGCTACTGCCTGGATGTGGGCCTGGACAAGTACGGCGCCGGCGTCGGCAACTACATCTCGACCGGTACCTACTTCGACCCGTCGCTCTATGAGAACCCGACCATCGCCGGGCGCAACGCCGCACTGATCGGCCGTTCCGGTGTGTACGCGAAGGGCCAGTGGTACGAGTTCGACCAGGCCAACGTCCGCGAGGACGTCACGCACTCGTTCTACGAGGGCAGCCGCCCGCTGCACCCCTTCGAAGGCGAGACGATTCCGATCGATCCCGAACAGGGTCGCAAGGACGGCAAATACAGCTGGGCCAAGTCGCCCCGCTACGCCGTGGGCAACCTGGGCAACATCCCGCTCGAGGCCGGCCCGTTGGCGCGCCGGATGGCGGCCGGCGGGCCCAACGCCGCAGCGCACCAGGACAATGACCCGCTGTTCGTCGACATCATGAACAAGATCGGGCCCAGTGTCATGGTCCGCCAGCTCGCCCGCATGCACGAGGGCCCGAAGTACTACAAGTGGGTCCGGGAGTGGCTCGACCAGCTCGACCTCAAGGAGAGCTTCTACTCCAAGCCGATCGAGCACGCCGAGGGCATGGGCTTCGGCTCCACCGAGGCGGCCCGTGGCGCGCTGTCCGACTGGATTGTGATCGAGGACAACAAGATCAAGAACTACCAGGTGGTCACGCCCACCGCCTGGAACATCGGCCCGCGGGACAGCGGACAGGTTCTCGGCCCGATCGAGAGCGCGCTGGTCGGTTCGCCGATCGTGGACGCCGAGGATCCGGTGGAACTCGGGCACGTGGCGCGCAGTTTCGACTCCTGCCTGGTGTGTACTGTGCACGCCTATGACGGCAAGACGGGTAAAGAGTTGTCCCAGTTCGTGATCAACGGCATGGTGTGA
- a CDS encoding tetratricopeptide repeat protein: protein MTAMTAAAEIALATRPQALGAFPLPLGYLLIPAGMENDTVRTALLNGNEPAAWPESLRALELAHSGDVEAALGQLTADDPVSRYNRFVLQPDGVDADKLRAELGDFDVLVDLVLFTIGQRDTPPDADGRTGELAAVALSAQASYLVAQGDPVAAIALLERAAQSATDLSPCLEGMLIAAAGSICRDIDDPSAQPRLERALRLLDGADGLRIARAELHLTVAGLIHERAQDNPGLLAQAIPHYHSALQLVLREEAPLLWASAHANLATAYLTMPMVEASGQLRLGVAAQSLRSALKVYTRESYPEQWASVQLNLANSLVYTPSKHQADNLVEAVELYEAVLAARDRDTDPLGRARVLANQGNALAHLGMFDQAKAKLYEARFLFEEQQDHESVRAVRGVLDEIARQIALLRSKDVT, encoded by the coding sequence ATGACCGCCATGACCGCCGCCGCTGAAATCGCCCTGGCCACCCGACCGCAAGCGCTCGGCGCGTTCCCGCTGCCGCTGGGGTACTTGCTGATTCCCGCTGGTATGGAGAACGACACAGTGCGCACGGCGCTGTTGAACGGGAACGAACCCGCGGCCTGGCCCGAGTCGCTGCGGGCCCTAGAGCTCGCCCACTCCGGTGACGTCGAGGCGGCGTTGGGACAACTGACCGCCGACGATCCCGTCAGTCGATACAACCGGTTCGTGCTGCAACCCGACGGCGTCGATGCCGACAAGCTACGTGCCGAGCTGGGTGACTTCGATGTCCTGGTGGACCTCGTGTTGTTCACGATCGGCCAGCGCGACACCCCGCCCGACGCCGACGGCAGAACTGGCGAGCTCGCCGCCGTCGCATTGTCCGCACAAGCCAGTTACCTGGTAGCGCAAGGGGATCCGGTGGCGGCAATCGCGCTGCTGGAACGGGCCGCCCAGTCCGCCACAGACCTATCGCCATGCCTGGAAGGCATGCTGATCGCGGCGGCCGGGTCGATCTGCCGCGACATCGACGACCCGTCGGCGCAGCCCCGCCTGGAACGGGCGTTGCGTCTACTGGATGGCGCCGACGGTCTTCGCATTGCCCGCGCGGAACTGCATCTGACCGTCGCGGGGCTGATACACGAACGCGCCCAGGACAATCCGGGGCTGCTGGCCCAGGCCATACCCCATTACCACTCCGCGCTACAGCTGGTGTTGCGGGAGGAGGCGCCGCTGCTGTGGGCCTCGGCCCACGCCAACCTGGCGACCGCGTACCTGACCATGCCGATGGTGGAGGCGTCCGGCCAGCTTCGTCTCGGGGTGGCCGCGCAATCGCTGCGTTCCGCGCTGAAGGTCTACACCCGCGAGAGTTACCCCGAACAGTGGGCGAGCGTTCAGCTGAACCTGGCGAATTCGCTGGTGTACACCCCGTCCAAGCATCAGGCCGACAATCTTGTCGAGGCGGTGGAACTGTATGAGGCGGTGCTCGCGGCCCGCGACCGCGACACCGACCCACTGGGTCGGGCCAGGGTGTTGGCCAACCAGGGCAACGCGCTGGCCCACCTCGGGATGTTCGACCAGGCCAAGGCCAAGCTCTACGAGGCGCGGTTCCTCTTCGAGGAGCAGCAGGACCACGAATCGGTGCGTGCGGTACGCGGTGTGCTGGACGAGATCGCAAGGCAAATCGCACTTTTGCGCTCCAAGGACGTCACATGA
- a CDS encoding NifU family protein, producing MTVVSSKISEPGLEELAKRVDDAVAALADLDPKARAVAEELKSALEAVHRAGLVTIVRRMREDDAARAILFELVDDPIVHLLLALHEIIRPDPLTHANRVLESVRPQLQSHGGDVALVRVDDGTAYVRLEGACNGCSMSSVTLRNLVEQALVEGVPAISAVEVLPNEPSPTLIPIEALRIGSASSRDGWAVVGPATGLIDGELTVCSLTADSGERAEVIVVSVDHRLSAYRNECAHEAMPLDNAILDVHNGTLTCPWHGFCYDASSGECLSAPGAQLEQLPLRVDNGDVWVRVRG from the coding sequence ATGACGGTGGTGTCGTCGAAGATTTCCGAGCCCGGGCTCGAAGAACTGGCCAAGCGGGTCGACGACGCGGTCGCGGCCTTGGCCGACCTCGACCCGAAGGCCCGCGCTGTGGCCGAAGAACTCAAGTCTGCCCTCGAGGCCGTGCATCGTGCGGGACTGGTCACCATCGTGCGCCGCATGCGCGAGGACGACGCCGCCCGGGCGATCCTGTTCGAGCTGGTCGACGATCCGATCGTGCACCTACTGTTGGCGCTGCACGAGATCATCCGGCCGGACCCGCTGACCCACGCCAACCGGGTGCTGGAGTCGGTTCGGCCCCAATTGCAAAGCCACGGAGGCGATGTCGCCCTGGTCCGGGTCGACGACGGTACCGCCTACGTGCGGCTGGAAGGTGCTTGCAACGGCTGTTCGATGTCGTCGGTGACCTTGCGCAACTTGGTCGAACAGGCCTTGGTGGAGGGCGTGCCGGCCATCTCGGCGGTCGAGGTGCTGCCCAACGAGCCGTCGCCGACACTGATCCCGATCGAGGCGCTGCGCATCGGTTCGGCCTCCAGTCGCGATGGGTGGGCGGTCGTCGGGCCCGCCACCGGTTTGATCGACGGCGAGTTGACGGTCTGCAGTCTGACGGCCGACTCGGGGGAGCGCGCGGAGGTGATCGTCGTCAGCGTCGACCATCGGTTGTCGGCATACCGTAACGAATGTGCGCATGAGGCAATGCCATTGGACAACGCCATCCTGGACGTGCACAACGGCACGCTCACCTGCCCGTGGCACGGCTTCTGCTATGACGCGTCCTCGGGTGAATGCCTCAGTGCCCCCGGAGCGCAACTCGAGCAGTTGCCGCTGCGCGTCGACAACGGAGACGTGTGGGTCCGAGTGCGCGGATGA
- a CDS encoding NADH-quinone oxidoreductase subunit M — protein sequence MTQLPLVSALWLTPLAGACVVRAVPVRRRTAAKYTAVGVSIIVLALAGLLLVSFDRINPGYQLVESHSWIRSFGAGYIVGVDGVAMVLVVLTAVLVPLLLIAGWNDAERPHGYLALMLAVESMMLICLVALDVLLFFVFFEAMLIPMFFLVGRYGGAGAPRAALKFLLYSLFGGLLMLAALIRLNLASAGTFDFRAIVAAVSSGTGSANPVVMHFLFLGFMVAFAIKAPLWPLHTWLPGVAAEATPATAVLMMAVVDKIGTFGMLHYCLKLFPDSAILFRPFIVALAVIAIIYGALVAIGQIDILGVIAYASISHFGFIVLGIFVMTEQSQSGATLYMVNHGLATAALFLIAGFLVSRKGTRLIAAYGGVQQVAPVLAGTFLIAGLASLALPGLAPFVSEFLVLVGTFTRYPVSAVLAASALVLLAIYVLWLYQRVMTGPRKQGDAALRDLRPRELAVVVPLLALLVILGVYPKPALDVINPAIGRAVTESVSPASLRG from the coding sequence ATGACCCAGTTGCCGTTGGTCAGCGCATTGTGGCTGACTCCCTTGGCGGGAGCGTGTGTTGTGCGGGCGGTGCCGGTCCGCCGGCGCACCGCGGCGAAATACACTGCCGTCGGGGTCTCGATAATTGTCCTCGCACTCGCCGGCCTGCTGCTCGTGAGCTTCGATCGGATCAATCCGGGCTACCAGCTTGTCGAAAGCCACTCCTGGATCCGCTCTTTCGGAGCAGGATATATCGTTGGCGTCGACGGGGTCGCCATGGTTCTCGTGGTCCTGACCGCCGTACTCGTGCCGCTGTTGCTGATCGCCGGATGGAACGATGCCGAACGGCCTCATGGCTACCTGGCGCTGATGCTGGCGGTCGAGTCGATGATGCTCATCTGCCTGGTAGCGCTGGACGTCCTATTGTTTTTCGTGTTCTTCGAAGCGATGCTGATTCCGATGTTCTTCCTCGTCGGTCGATACGGGGGAGCGGGTGCTCCCCGGGCGGCGCTGAAGTTTCTGCTGTACAGCCTGTTTGGCGGACTGCTCATGCTGGCCGCGCTGATCCGGCTCAATCTCGCGTCGGCCGGAACCTTCGACTTCCGCGCCATTGTCGCCGCGGTGTCCTCGGGCACCGGCAGTGCGAATCCGGTCGTCATGCACTTTTTGTTTCTCGGGTTCATGGTCGCGTTCGCTATCAAGGCGCCGCTGTGGCCGCTGCACACGTGGTTGCCGGGGGTGGCCGCCGAGGCGACACCGGCGACCGCGGTGTTGATGATGGCTGTGGTCGACAAGATCGGCACTTTCGGCATGCTCCATTACTGCCTGAAACTCTTTCCTGACAGCGCAATTCTTTTTCGGCCGTTCATTGTTGCGCTTGCCGTCATCGCGATTATCTACGGTGCGCTGGTCGCCATCGGGCAGATCGACATCCTGGGCGTGATCGCCTATGCGTCGATCAGCCATTTCGGATTCATCGTCCTGGGAATCTTCGTGATGACAGAACAGAGTCAATCCGGCGCGACGCTGTACATGGTCAATCACGGTCTGGCGACCGCCGCACTGTTTTTGATCGCCGGATTTCTGGTGTCCCGCAAAGGTACCCGTCTGATCGCGGCATATGGCGGAGTGCAGCAGGTCGCCCCGGTGCTCGCCGGAACATTCCTGATCGCGGGCCTGGCTTCACTGGCTCTACCCGGGCTGGCGCCCTTCGTCAGTGAGTTTCTGGTGTTGGTCGGCACATTCACCCGGTACCCGGTTTCCGCGGTGTTGGCGGCGAGTGCGCTGGTGCTCTTGGCGATTTACGTCCTGTGGCTCTACCAGCGCGTGATGACGGGCCCCAGAAAGCAGGGTGATGCCGCGCTACGTGATTTGCGGCCCCGTGAACTAGCCGTTGTCGTGCCGTTGCTTGCGTTGCTCGTCATTCTGGGTGTGTATCCGAAACCGGCTCTGGATGTTATCAATCCGGCGATCGGACGCGCAGTGACCGAGTCGGTATCGCCGGCATCGTTGCGGGGTTAG
- a CDS encoding hydrogenase maturation protease — protein sequence MASTGDAVDLETPGCEVLVVGCGNLLRGDDGVGPVLVRHLWERGVPDGARLVDGGTAGMDVAFQMRGAESVVIIDAAATGSAPGTIFKVPGSELADLPPLQGLHTHSFRWDHAIAFARWALGEDCPTDITVYLVEVAGVELGADLSAPVQAAMELVIDRIEADHLAALRPAATPEATVEFTADGYLRLDAALAASRFPSDAVAAVLRDGDLWLIPLRGPRSGGLLLKQRNPAGDRSLLIREVVADRAVSGVAGAFWDDATKSLRIPLGGRRESSG from the coding sequence ATGGCCAGCACCGGCGACGCGGTCGACCTGGAGACTCCAGGTTGTGAGGTGTTGGTGGTCGGCTGCGGCAACCTGTTGCGAGGTGACGACGGTGTCGGACCCGTTCTGGTCCGTCACCTTTGGGAACGCGGGGTCCCCGATGGGGCACGCCTGGTGGATGGCGGCACCGCGGGCATGGACGTGGCGTTCCAAATGCGCGGGGCCGAATCGGTGGTGATCATCGACGCGGCGGCGACCGGCTCCGCGCCGGGCACCATCTTCAAGGTGCCGGGCTCCGAGCTGGCGGACCTGCCGCCGCTGCAGGGTCTGCACACCCACTCGTTCCGTTGGGATCACGCCATCGCGTTCGCCCGTTGGGCGCTCGGCGAGGACTGCCCGACCGACATCACCGTCTACCTCGTCGAGGTGGCAGGCGTCGAGCTCGGCGCCGACCTGTCCGCACCGGTGCAGGCCGCGATGGAGCTGGTCATCGATCGGATCGAGGCCGACCACCTGGCCGCACTTCGACCGGCCGCGACCCCGGAGGCCACGGTCGAATTCACCGCCGACGGCTACCTGCGCCTGGATGCGGCGTTGGCGGCCAGCCGATTTCCCTCCGACGCAGTGGCCGCCGTGCTCCGCGACGGCGACCTGTGGCTGATCCCTTTGCGCGGCCCGCGCAGCGGGGGACTGCTGCTGAAGCAGCGCAACCCCGCGGGTGACCGATCGCTGCTTATCCGCGAGGTGGTCGCTGACCGCGCCGTTTCGGGCGTCGCTGGTGCATTCTGGGACGATGCAACCAAGTCGCTACGCATTCCGCTGGGGGGCCGGCGGGAGTCATCGGGGTGA
- the nuoL gene encoding NADH-quinone oxidoreductase subunit L — translation MPPMLWVLIALPLTGAAVLLLGGRRTDSWGHLLGCATVLLSFGWGAWLFADMLQRAASDRVLHETLFSWIRVSALTVEFGLQLDALSVCFVLLITGVGALIHLYSIGYMQDDPARRRFFGYLNLFVAAMLLLVLADNYLGLYFGWEGVGLASYLLIGFWSHKPAAATAAKKAFIVNRVGDVGLALALMMMFAHFGTFSYAGVFGKAAASATLTVIGLMLLLAACGKSAQVPLQSWLGDAMEGPTPVSALIHAATMVTAGVYLIVRSDPVFDAAPVARTAVTIVGAITLLFGAIIGCAKDDIKKALAASTMSQIGYMVLAAGLGPAGYPVAIMHLLTHGFFKAGLFLGAGSVMHGMNDETDMRRYGGLRSAMPITFATFGLGYLAIIGIPPLAGFFSKDAIIETAFAAAGAGGVALGTVTLVGAGITAFYMTRVMVMTFLGEPRWKPGTHPRESPVVMTAPMIMLAFGSLGGGAALAIGGTLTRWLQPVTNPAGSAEPHLDAPGWVLTVLTLAVVAAGAAIGYRSYAIRPVKTVASEWVSAAVVAARRDLFGDSLNEAAFMRPGQRLSRNLVDVERSRIDAAVEGLALLVGAGSTQIRRIQTGFARSYALAIFLGATGLLVSFFAGSPS, via the coding sequence ATGCCGCCAATGTTGTGGGTGCTGATTGCGTTGCCGTTGACCGGAGCGGCGGTGTTGCTGCTCGGTGGCAGACGCACCGACTCGTGGGGGCATCTGCTTGGGTGTGCCACCGTGCTGCTGTCTTTCGGCTGGGGGGCATGGCTTTTCGCTGATATGTTGCAGCGTGCCGCGTCAGACCGCGTGCTGCACGAGACATTGTTCAGCTGGATAAGGGTGTCGGCGCTGACTGTCGAATTCGGCCTGCAGCTGGACGCCTTGAGCGTGTGCTTTGTGCTGCTGATCACCGGCGTCGGAGCGTTGATCCACCTGTATTCCATCGGCTATATGCAGGACGATCCGGCGCGACGCCGATTCTTTGGCTATCTGAACCTGTTCGTAGCGGCGATGCTTCTGCTGGTGCTGGCCGACAACTATCTCGGGCTATATTTCGGTTGGGAGGGAGTCGGTTTGGCGTCCTACCTGCTCATCGGATTCTGGTCGCACAAGCCGGCGGCCGCGACCGCGGCCAAGAAGGCGTTCATCGTCAACCGAGTCGGCGATGTGGGGCTGGCGCTGGCGCTGATGATGATGTTCGCCCACTTCGGAACGTTCTCCTACGCTGGGGTATTCGGTAAGGCGGCGGCGTCGGCCACGTTGACCGTGATCGGATTGATGCTGCTATTGGCGGCATGCGGCAAGTCCGCTCAGGTCCCGTTGCAGTCGTGGCTTGGCGACGCGATGGAAGGACCGACACCGGTCAGCGCACTGATCCACGCCGCGACCATGGTTACCGCCGGGGTGTATTTGATAGTGCGCTCGGACCCGGTATTCGATGCGGCCCCCGTCGCGCGCACGGCGGTGACGATTGTCGGGGCGATCACGCTGTTGTTCGGCGCGATCATCGGCTGCGCCAAGGACGACATCAAGAAAGCACTAGCCGCGTCCACGATGTCGCAGATCGGCTACATGGTGCTGGCGGCCGGACTAGGTCCGGCCGGCTACCCGGTGGCGATCATGCACCTGCTCACCCACGGCTTCTTCAAAGCCGGATTGTTCCTGGGCGCCGGATCGGTGATGCACGGCATGAACGACGAGACGGACATGCGCCGCTACGGCGGACTGCGCTCGGCGATGCCGATCACCTTCGCCACGTTTGGGCTGGGTTATTTGGCGATCATCGGTATCCCGCCACTGGCCGGGTTCTTCTCCAAGGACGCGATCATCGAAACCGCCTTTGCGGCGGCAGGCGCCGGCGGCGTGGCGCTGGGCACCGTGACATTGGTGGGTGCCGGGATCACGGCGTTCTACATGACGCGGGTCATGGTCATGACCTTCTTGGGCGAACCGCGGTGGAAGCCGGGCACCCACCCGCGCGAGTCACCCGTCGTGATGACGGCACCGATGATCATGCTGGCGTTCGGGTCCCTCGGCGGCGGGGCCGCGCTCGCGATCGGCGGCACCCTGACACGCTGGCTGCAGCCCGTGACCAACCCAGCTGGCTCGGCAGAGCCTCACCTTGACGCGCCCGGTTGGGTGCTTACGGTCCTCACCTTGGCCGTCGTCGCGGCCGGGGCCGCAATCGGCTACCGCAGCTACGCGATTCGGCCGGTGAAAACCGTTGCCTCCGAATGGGTGTCGGCCGCGGTCGTCGCCGCCCGTCGTGACCTCTTCGGCGACAGCCTGAACGAGGCGGCGTTCATGCGACCTGGTCAACGCCTGTCGCGCAACCTCGTCGACGTGGAACGCTCGCGTATCGACGCCGCGGTCGAAGGCCTCGCGCTGCTCGTCGGTGCCGGCTCGACGCAGATCCGGAGGATCCAGACCGGATTCGCACGCTCCTATGCGTTGGCGATCTTCCTGGGCGCCACCGGGCTGCTGGTGAGTTTCTTTGCGGGGAGCCCGTCATGA
- a CDS encoding NHL repeat-containing protein has protein sequence MSRYTVRRNITALPPRVEPVADVDLTGGWSPDVWLGAPAPGGLALPPAKPTMAWMYSPRGVFLGDDHMVVADSGNHRVLLWHGVPTDDEQPADVVLGQPDGSTEGRAAGRRGPERGMNLPTGVLLHDGRLVVADAWHHRILIWDGVPEHSDTAPDIVLGQPDASEVEPNAGADCSAGSFYWPFGIAVIGGAFWVADTGNRRVLGWHNGIPEPGQLADVVLGQPDASHREENRGESAGPASFRWPHDIAGHDDLLLIADAGNHRLLGWTPSPASDGPADVLIGQPDFSSSQEWPYGPHTGDRFRFPYAIGLEGDRLAVADTANNRILLWEAIPTDHRAADYVLAQPHFGANGENRWTSVQRDTLCWPYGLSLCGDRLAVADSGNNRVVIWRRR, from the coding sequence ATGAGCCGCTACACGGTCCGGCGCAACATCACCGCCTTACCCCCGCGGGTCGAGCCGGTGGCCGATGTCGACCTCACCGGCGGATGGTCGCCGGACGTCTGGTTGGGCGCACCCGCGCCCGGCGGACTCGCGCTGCCTCCGGCGAAACCCACCATGGCGTGGATGTATTCGCCACGCGGGGTGTTCCTGGGTGACGATCACATGGTAGTCGCGGACTCCGGAAACCATCGGGTGCTGCTGTGGCACGGTGTCCCGACGGACGATGAGCAGCCGGCCGATGTGGTGCTCGGCCAGCCGGATGGCTCAACGGAAGGGCGCGCGGCGGGGCGCCGGGGACCCGAACGCGGGATGAACCTGCCGACGGGGGTTCTGCTGCATGATGGACGTCTCGTCGTCGCGGATGCCTGGCATCACCGCATCCTGATCTGGGACGGGGTCCCTGAGCACAGCGACACCGCCCCGGACATCGTGCTCGGACAGCCCGACGCGTCCGAGGTGGAACCCAATGCCGGCGCCGACTGCTCGGCCGGGTCGTTCTACTGGCCGTTCGGGATCGCGGTGATCGGCGGTGCATTCTGGGTGGCCGACACCGGTAATCGTCGGGTGCTGGGTTGGCACAACGGAATTCCCGAGCCCGGTCAGCTCGCCGACGTGGTGCTCGGTCAACCGGATGCCTCGCACCGGGAAGAGAACCGGGGTGAGAGTGCCGGCCCGGCCAGCTTCCGCTGGCCCCACGACATTGCCGGCCACGACGATCTGCTGCTGATCGCCGACGCGGGCAATCACCGCCTTCTGGGCTGGACACCTTCGCCGGCGTCCGACGGCCCCGCCGACGTCTTGATTGGCCAGCCGGATTTCAGTAGTTCGCAGGAATGGCCGTACGGTCCGCACACCGGCGATCGGTTCCGGTTCCCCTACGCGATCGGGCTAGAGGGCGATCGGTTGGCGGTGGCCGATACCGCCAACAACCGAATTCTGTTGTGGGAAGCGATTCCAACGGACCATCGCGCCGCCGATTATGTCTTGGCCCAGCCGCACTTCGGTGCCAACGGCGAAAACCGCTGGACCTCCGTGCAGCGCGACACCCTGTGCTGGCCATACGGCCTGTCGCTGTGCGGGGACCGACTGGCGGTCGCGGACTCGGGCAACAATCGCGTCGTGATTTGGCGGCGGCGGTGA